In Armatimonadota bacterium, the following proteins share a genomic window:
- the dprA gene encoding DNA polymerase — MEEARYRALLRLAYLELPPRRLLALLDHFEHPEDIFSTSRHDLLRVESMTETAAVRVLSAPELTPNQWQRWQNSGARLLTWRDDGYPPALREIEDFPPLLFVRGSLQERDRFAVAIVGTRHPTQYGRTVAERLARELSRYGLTIISGGARGIDTAAHTGALRAGGRTIAVLGSGIDVPYPVESAALFNRIATQGAVLSEYPPGTKPEAWRFPARNRLVSALSLGVLVVEAPNDSGALITATHALEQGKPVFAVPGNIDTGHSAGCHRLIKDGATLVDSVEDIVRGLGIVSEPPPERALEMPSLTPIQQEILRMLSLTPKHVDVLADELKLPVAQLNAELLILEMHNLVRRQPGNTYVRVP, encoded by the coding sequence GTGGAGGAAGCTCGTTACCGTGCACTGTTGCGACTGGCGTACCTCGAGCTTCCTCCAAGGCGTTTGCTTGCTCTGCTGGATCACTTTGAGCATCCTGAAGACATCTTCTCCACCTCCCGGCACGATTTGCTGCGTGTAGAGAGCATGACCGAGACTGCCGCTGTCCGCGTCCTGAGCGCACCCGAACTCACCCCAAATCAGTGGCAAAGGTGGCAGAACAGTGGTGCTCGTCTACTCACGTGGCGCGATGATGGCTACCCCCCTGCCTTGCGCGAGATTGAGGACTTTCCTCCCCTGCTGTTCGTGCGCGGTAGCCTACAGGAGCGTGACCGGTTCGCCGTCGCTATCGTTGGCACGCGCCACCCCACACAATATGGCCGAACCGTCGCCGAGCGGCTTGCCCGCGAGCTGAGCCGCTATGGATTGACCATCATTAGCGGAGGAGCTCGAGGTATCGATACCGCCGCACATACCGGCGCGCTGCGAGCGGGTGGGCGTACGATAGCCGTGTTGGGCAGTGGGATTGACGTTCCATACCCGGTGGAGTCGGCGGCGCTATTCAATCGCATCGCTACGCAGGGTGCGGTGCTCTCCGAGTATCCTCCTGGCACCAAGCCCGAAGCCTGGCGGTTTCCCGCTCGCAACCGTCTGGTCAGTGCACTATCACTGGGCGTGCTGGTGGTGGAAGCTCCCAACGACAGCGGTGCTCTTATCACCGCCACTCACGCGCTGGAACAAGGCAAGCCTGTGTTCGCCGTGCCGGGCAATATCGATACAGGACACAGCGCAGGTTGTCACCGGCTGATTAAGGACGGGGCTACTCTGGTGGATAGCGTCGAGGACATCGTGCGCGGGCTTGGCATCGTCTCCGAACCGCCTCCAGAACGTGCGCTGGAGATGCCATCGCTGACCCCAATCCAGCAGGAGATTTTGCGCATGCTTTCGTTGACCCCGAAGCATGTGGACGTGTTAGCGGACGAGCTGAAACTGCCGGTGGCACAGCTAAACGCGGAACTGTTGATACTGGAAATGCACAACCTCGTGCGAAGACAACCCGGAAACACGTATGTTCGGGTACCATAA
- a CDS encoding bifunctional folylpolyglutamate synthase/dihydrofolate synthase, which translates to MDYARAVMYMQSLKRFGIKLGNERFEALLERIGNPHHQLRVIHVAGTNGKGSTSAFIATVLQAAGYKVGLYLSPYVFNLRERIQVNGYMIPEADFARLVTWIKPHIEELAQTPLGQVTEFELKTAVGFSCFAEQRVDFAVVEVGLGGRLDATNVVRPLVSVITSIGWDHMDRLGDTLGKIAAEKAGIIKPYAPVVTGVVAPEPLEVIREHAQRAGVPLTEVKPERMVIPPPARRVHWQDEGVHRMRQRVSVRTTDGVYRHLSLRLLGRHQCSNAAVAVAAIEALQHAHRVEIPESAIRIGLEHTTLPGRMQIVRRSPTLLLDGAHNVDAARCLAQAIVETFRYRRLILVLGMTKGHEPQGVVDALAPLASHIIFTQPKERARPAMDLPESSTMSLPPYEIIPSVPEAVEHAMSMAHADDLVCVTGSFYVVGEVPVEKWQPYRITNPEEGMTYAASGENAGNEAP; encoded by the coding sequence ATGGACTACGCACGCGCTGTAATGTACATGCAGAGTTTGAAGCGCTTCGGCATCAAGCTGGGTAATGAGCGATTCGAGGCGTTGCTGGAGCGCATAGGTAACCCACACCATCAACTGCGCGTTATCCACGTAGCAGGAACCAACGGCAAGGGTTCCACCAGTGCATTCATCGCTACCGTTCTGCAGGCGGCAGGGTACAAGGTGGGGCTGTATCTCTCGCCCTACGTGTTTAACCTGCGCGAGCGGATACAGGTGAACGGCTATATGATTCCCGAAGCCGATTTCGCGCGGCTGGTGACATGGATTAAGCCACATATCGAGGAACTGGCGCAAACCCCGCTGGGGCAAGTAACAGAGTTTGAACTCAAAACGGCGGTGGGGTTCAGCTGTTTTGCCGAACAACGGGTGGATTTCGCGGTGGTTGAGGTGGGGCTGGGTGGTAGACTGGACGCCACCAACGTGGTGCGCCCGCTGGTGAGCGTGATTACCTCCATTGGCTGGGACCATATGGACAGGCTGGGGGATACGCTGGGCAAAATCGCAGCGGAGAAGGCAGGCATCATCAAGCCATACGCGCCGGTGGTGACCGGAGTGGTCGCCCCAGAGCCTTTGGAGGTGATTCGCGAGCACGCCCAGCGGGCTGGTGTGCCTCTGACGGAGGTAAAACCCGAACGCATGGTTATCCCGCCACCGGCACGCAGGGTACACTGGCAGGATGAAGGGGTGCATCGGATGAGGCAGAGGGTATCCGTGCGCACAACGGATGGGGTATATCGTCACCTGAGCCTGCGCCTGCTAGGGAGGCACCAGTGCTCCAACGCGGCGGTAGCCGTCGCCGCCATCGAAGCATTGCAACATGCCCATCGGGTAGAGATACCGGAAAGCGCAATCCGCATCGGTCTGGAACATACTACCCTGCCCGGCAGGATGCAAATTGTGCGGCGTTCGCCAACTTTACTGCTGGACGGGGCACACAATGTGGACGCCGCCCGCTGTCTGGCGCAAGCGATTGTCGAAACCTTCCGCTACCGGCGGTTGATACTGGTGTTGGGCATGACAAAGGGACACGAACCGCAAGGGGTGGTGGATGCGCTTGCACCGCTGGCGTCACATATCATCTTTACTCAACCGAAAGAACGAGCGCGTCCTGCTATGGACCTGCCTGAGTCATCCACTATGTCTCTTCCACCTTACGAGATTATCCCGTCTGTGCCAGAAGCGGTAGAGCATGCGATGAGCATGGCGCATGCCGATGACCTGGTGTGTGTCACAGGTAGCTTTTACGTGGTAGGAGAGGTACCGGTGGAAAAATGGCAGCCGTATCGAATCACAAACCCGGAGGAGGGAATGACCTATGCAGCTTCAGGGGAGAACGCTGGCAATGAGGCACCTTGA